In the genome of Leguminivora glycinivorella isolate SPB_JAAS2020 chromosome 21, LegGlyc_1.1, whole genome shotgun sequence, one region contains:
- the LOC125237362 gene encoding LOW QUALITY PROTEIN: calsyntenin-1 (The sequence of the model RefSeq protein was modified relative to this genomic sequence to represent the inferred CDS: inserted 1 base in 1 codon), giving the protein MIVRFLSVLCLGVLVASAHNAEGNNDNEDVPYLELAEPDEGYHGLIRENETLVEVTPAIRARGPLCSFLILNNKHHGEAPFEIMVIDENEARLRVRFPLNCEKRRNYKFDIAAVGCDGSYSNTVPVHITVTDVNEFAPVFPQTAYVKSVDEGKIYDEIVRVEATDRDCTPRYGDVCKYEILTDRSQPFAIDTYGVIRNTEPLDYEKXHNHILSVVAYDCGMMQSAPVMVTIKVNKPCRAGWKGVAERVDYAPGTGPLALFPAARLEACSSDERCPGVTRIQAAVTLQASRAGSGCDRDTYAIHSQRTICGLDPQTVDLLPSPGAGNEWAKALKPDSGRDGEQMFEFDGSTTAAAVPASVLPSSLAGSFSISTWMRHAPPPDHDKHRKEHVLCLADDHKMNRHHYALFVRNCRLILLLRRDFGDGDLNIFRPAEWRWKIPEVCDNEWHHYAVNVRFPNVELFVDGEPYRALDGKGPEVIDDWPLHPAHGVNTTLVVGACWQGTEGDMKHHLHGWLAGLGVLVHNVQTPAALKCVAHCQEGLSLAPDLYLKSVSVEGDGVADVETLLRRVAYGDARAFPTPGRRNVHVATTITCDNGRIIKAKPAESYIMVLQPQTPSILINGTDDAATDYTHFRKGVRVFPELSVRVIAAQHGAVKDAEAQKLDSCVVSVYPALNPDHETLSLRSASELPLRYDIRAAVTRDGVILTGSDAVHNYQQVLREIEYSNKKPAYYLNRVFKLTCSELDGRFTSNEYVQTLTVVHPKMTGDGLARELHPSGVADKMDAVARDKQPSHVHGHAMQPRVYAAHAQRDSHSAEMPSARLLDAPTSATNHVALLIGVIACGVLVLAGGVGLARARAPRPSPRARAPKDEMAWDDSALTITLNPMDEQAAAEMGTAGAAELSSDGESCDDSDSDRHDSSDEDEEVVSGKQHKYRNISQLEWDNSTM; this is encoded by the exons ATAATGGTCATCGACGAGAACGAGGCTCGGCTGCGCGTGCGCTTCCCTCTCAACTGCGAGAAGAGACGGAACTACAAGTTCGACATCGCTGCCGTGGGTTGTGACGGCTCCTATTCCAACAC GGTCCCCGTCCACATAACTGTCACAGACGTCAACGAGTTCGCACCCGTCTTCCCCCAGACGGCGTACGTCAAGTCTGTAGACGAAGGAAAGATCTATGACGAGATAGTCCGCGTGGAAGCAACCGATCGGGACTGCACGCCGAGATATGGCGATGTGTGCAAGTACGAGATCTTGACGGATCGAAGCCAGCCCTTCGCTATCGATACCTACG GTGTGATTCGCAACACGGAACCCCTGGATTACGAGA TCCACAACCACATCTTATCCGTCGTCGCTTACGACTGTGGGATGATGCAGTCAGCTCCAGTAATGGTCACCATTAAAGTCAACAAGCCGTGCCGTGCTGGTTGGAAAG GTGTGGCAGAACGCGTGGACTACGCCCCCGGCACGGGACCCCTCGCCCTGTTCCCGGCCGCCCGCCTCGAGGCCTGCTCCTCGGACGAACGCTGCCCTGGAGTGACCAGGATCCAAGCTGCTGTGACTCTTCAGGCTTCAAGAGCTGGGTCTGGTTGCGATCGGGATACTTATGCCATACATTCGCAAAGGACTATTTGTG GTTTGGACCCGCAGACGGTAGACCTTCTACCCAGTCCGGGCGCTGGCAACGAATGGGCGAAGGCTCTCAAACCTGATTCag GTCGTGACGGCGAGCAGATGTTCGAATTCGACGGCTCAACGACAGCCGCAGCGGTGCCAGCTAGCGTGCTCCCGTCTTCTTTAGCCGGCAGTTTCTCCATCTCCACATGGATGCGACATGCACCGCCGCCGGACCATGATAAACATAGGAAGGAGCATGTGCTGTGTCTCGCTGATGACCACa AAATGAACCGCCACCACTACGCCCTGTTCGTTCGCAATTGCCGCCTGATCCTGCTGCTGAGGAGAGATTTCGGAGACGGAGACCTCAACATCTTCAGACCGGCTGAGTGGCGCTGGAAGATCCCTGAG GTGTGCGACAACGAATGGCATCACTACGCTGTCAACGTTCGCTTCCCGAATGTAGAACTCTTCGTGGACGGAGAACCCTATCGAGCTCTTGATGGGAAGGGGCCTGAAGTCATTGACGATTGGCCACTGCACCCGGCCCATGGAGTCAATACCACGCTGGTTGTTGGAGCCTGTTGGCAAG GAACGGAAGGCGACATGAAGCACCACCTGCACGGCTGGCTGGCCGGGCTCGGCGTGCTCGTGCACAACGTGCAAACACCAGCCGCGCTCAAATGCGTCGCGCACTGCCAAGAGGGGCTCAGCTTGGCGCCTGATCTAT ACTTGAAATCGGTGTCAGTGGAAGGTGACGGTGTTGCTGACGTGGAAACCTTACTGCGTCGTGTCGCCTACGGCGATGCACGAGCCTTCCCTACCCCGGGCCGCAGGAATGTACACGTAGCCACCACTATCAC ATGCGACAACGGCCGCATAATCAAAGCGAAGCCCGCCGAGTCCTACATCATGGTTCTCCAGCCGCAAACGCCCAGCATCCTGATAAATGGCACCGATGACGCGGCCACAGACTACACACACTTCCGCAAGGGGGTCCGGGTCTTCCCGGAGCTCAGCGTGAGGGTTATTGCAGCGCAACACGGCGCTGTCAAAG ACGCAGAAGCCCAAAAACTCGACTCCTGCGTTGTCTCCGTGTACCCAGCACTCAACCCGGACCACGAGACCTTGTCTCTTCGCTCGGCCTCGGAACTGCCTCTACGTTACGACATCCGCGCGGCCGTGACGCGAGACGGCGTCATACTGACTGGCTCGGACGCTGTACACAACTATCAACag GTCCTCCGTGAAATCGAGTATAGCAACAAAAAGCCAGCGTACTATCTCAACCGCGTGTTTAAGCTGACTTGCTCCGAGCTAGACGGCCGGTTCACGAGCAACGAATACGTTCAAACG CTCACGGTTGTGCATCCTAAAATGACCGGGGACGGTTTGGCGCGCGAGCTACACCCAAGCGGAGTTGCTGACAAAATGGACGCTGTTGCCAGAGACAAACAG ccGTCGCACGTGCACGGGCACGCAATGCAACCGCGCGTGTACGCAGCGCACGCGCAACGCGACTCGCACTCCGCCGAGATGCCGTCTGCGCGGCTGCTCGACGCGCCCACCAGCGCTACCA ATCACGTGGCCCTCCTAATCGGCGTGATAGCGTGCGGCGTGCTCGTGCTGGCGGGCGGGGTGGGGCtggcgcgcgcgcgcgcgccgcgcccgtCGCCCCGCGCCCGCGCGCCCAAGGACGAGATGGCTTGGGACGACTCCGCGCTCACCATCACGCTCAATCCTATGGATGAG cagGCCGCAGCAGAAATGGGCACGGCCGGCGCGGCCGAGTTAAGCTCCGATGGAGAGTCGTGTGACGATTCCGACTCTGACCGACACGACTCGTCCGATGAAGACGAGGAAG tggtGTCCGGAAAGCAGCACAAATACAGAAACATCAGTCAGCTGGAGTGGGACAACAGCACCATGTAA